A genomic stretch from Telmatocola sphagniphila includes:
- the cbiE gene encoding precorrin-6y C5,15-methyltransferase (decarboxylating) subunit CbiE: MSSSKIAIIGVGGDGLAGLARSAQDLLNSADLIYGTNNVLRLIPEVSGERIRIGGDLQAVIESLRSNLTTRKQVVLATGDPLFYGVARYLCENLGSENFEVYSHVSSMQLAFARIKESWEEAFLTDLSIRNLDDVLDRIRTAETVGLFTSDIYTPNRIARELLVRGLDYFKVYVCENLGGRDERITQGELVEIQSQQFDPLNVMILRRKAGRPDQPNSTRRLMRFGNPDDVFAQSRPKSGLITQAEVRAIALAQLDLRSGQIMWDVGAGSGSVALEAAQLVEPGRVYAIEQDSADYHLIVANADTYGIHNVQAVFGTAPAVFANLPAPDAIFIGGNGGEIARLIESSFAALRAGGRLVINVATLEMLTATYEVMKKLVTPVNVLLLNLSRSVEQLEALRFEAVNPTFVLRIQKPEN; the protein is encoded by the coding sequence ATGTCTTCATCTAAAATAGCGATCATTGGTGTAGGCGGGGATGGCCTGGCGGGTTTGGCCAGGAGTGCCCAGGATTTGCTGAACTCCGCCGATCTGATATACGGCACAAATAACGTTCTCCGCCTCATACCCGAAGTGTCGGGAGAAAGAATCCGCATTGGCGGTGATCTCCAGGCAGTCATTGAAAGTTTGCGATCCAACTTAACCACGCGGAAGCAAGTCGTCCTCGCCACGGGAGATCCGCTTTTTTACGGAGTGGCTCGCTATCTCTGTGAAAATCTCGGCTCGGAAAATTTTGAAGTTTATTCCCACGTCAGTTCGATGCAACTGGCGTTTGCACGCATCAAAGAGTCCTGGGAAGAAGCTTTTTTGACGGATCTATCCATTCGCAATCTCGACGATGTGCTCGACCGAATCCGCACGGCGGAGACGGTGGGGTTATTCACCAGTGATATTTACACCCCGAACCGGATTGCTCGAGAATTGCTCGTGCGTGGTCTCGATTATTTCAAAGTTTATGTTTGTGAAAATCTCGGCGGTCGGGACGAAAGGATTACCCAAGGCGAGTTGGTCGAGATCCAATCGCAACAATTCGACCCGTTGAATGTGATGATTCTTCGTCGGAAAGCCGGTCGACCCGATCAGCCCAATTCGACGCGCCGGCTGATGCGTTTCGGCAATCCCGATGATGTCTTTGCCCAGAGTCGACCGAAAAGTGGTTTGATCACCCAAGCTGAAGTACGAGCGATTGCACTCGCTCAGCTCGATCTTCGTTCCGGACAAATTATGTGGGACGTCGGAGCGGGTTCGGGCTCGGTGGCATTGGAAGCCGCCCAGTTGGTCGAACCGGGGCGAGTTTACGCGATCGAGCAAGATTCCGCAGATTACCACCTGATCGTGGCCAATGCGGACACTTACGGCATCCACAACGTCCAGGCAGTGTTTGGTACGGCACCGGCCGTGTTCGCAAATCTCCCCGCGCCGGATGCAATTTTTATTGGCGGCAATGGAGGTGAGATCGCCCGCCTGATCGAATCTTCGTTCGCGGCCTTACGCGCGGGCGGACGATTGGTGATCAATGTGGCTACTCTGGAAATGCTGACTGCAACCTACGAGGTCATGAAAAAGCTCGTCACACCCGTCAACGTGCTTTTGCTGAACCTCTCCCGGAGTGTGGAGCAGTTGGAGGCTTTGAGATTTGAAGCGGTCAATCCGACTTTTGTTCTGAGGATCCAGAAGCCCGAAAATTAG
- a CDS encoding circularly permuted type 2 ATP-grasp protein, with protein MRSKSAKETDLLHNYELVGYDEMMATPGQMRNHYAPLSETLTDLGASEIERRARMADNIMRQQGITFTVYGRGQGVERIMPFDPVPRLVPNNEWEKIEAGLKQRVRAINLFIQDIYHERLILKAGKVPAELVFGASGYRREMVGVKVPRDIYIHVSGIDLIRDKDGNYLVLEDNCRTPSGVSYVLKNREVMKQAFPALFEAYSVRPVDDYAANLLAVLKSIAPAGVNDPKIVVLTPGVYNSAYYEHSFLARQMGVELVEGRDLLIDNGGLYMRTTRGLQRVDVVYRRIDDDFLDPLTFRRDSQLGVAGLVSAYRAGRVGLANAIGPGVADDKGIYPFVPEIIKFYLDEQPILQNVETFRPLIPSHMSHILANIEKLVVKAVDASGGYGMLIGPASTKEQQDEFRKKIQDNPRGYIAQPTISLSQHPTLVGDRLEGRHIDLRPFVLYGEEIKILPGGLTRVALPKGSLVVNSSQGGGSKDTWVLAN; from the coding sequence ATGCGTTCCAAGTCGGCAAAGGAAACGGACTTGCTTCACAACTACGAACTCGTCGGTTACGATGAAATGATGGCCACCCCCGGCCAGATGCGTAACCATTATGCCCCACTCTCGGAGACCCTTACGGATTTAGGGGCTTCCGAGATCGAACGCCGCGCTCGCATGGCCGATAACATCATGCGGCAACAAGGGATCACTTTCACCGTCTATGGCCGAGGTCAGGGGGTCGAACGGATCATGCCCTTCGACCCGGTTCCCCGATTAGTTCCGAATAATGAGTGGGAGAAAATCGAGGCCGGACTCAAACAGCGCGTTCGAGCCATAAACCTGTTCATTCAGGACATCTACCACGAACGACTGATTCTGAAAGCCGGAAAGGTTCCCGCCGAGCTAGTCTTCGGGGCCTCTGGGTATCGAAGGGAAATGGTAGGCGTTAAAGTCCCGCGGGATATTTACATTCATGTTTCCGGTATCGATCTGATTCGCGACAAAGATGGGAATTATCTCGTTCTGGAGGATAATTGCCGGACTCCTTCAGGAGTCAGCTACGTCCTGAAGAACCGGGAAGTTATGAAACAGGCTTTTCCCGCTTTATTCGAAGCTTATTCCGTCCGTCCGGTCGACGATTACGCCGCCAACCTGCTGGCCGTGTTAAAATCCATCGCTCCTGCTGGTGTGAATGATCCGAAAATCGTCGTTCTTACACCCGGCGTCTACAACTCGGCCTACTACGAACACAGTTTTCTGGCCCGCCAAATGGGAGTCGAACTGGTGGAAGGCCGGGACTTGCTGATCGACAACGGCGGGCTCTATATGCGAACGACGCGCGGCTTACAACGCGTGGATGTGGTGTATCGACGGATCGATGATGATTTCCTTGATCCCCTGACCTTCCGGCGAGACAGCCAGTTGGGTGTGGCAGGTCTGGTGAGTGCTTATCGGGCCGGTCGCGTTGGATTAGCAAACGCAATTGGTCCAGGCGTCGCCGATGACAAAGGAATTTATCCGTTTGTTCCCGAGATCATAAAATTCTATCTCGATGAACAACCGATCCTTCAGAACGTGGAAACCTTCCGGCCTTTGATTCCCTCGCACATGTCGCACATTCTCGCCAATATTGAGAAACTGGTCGTGAAGGCCGTCGATGCTTCAGGCGGCTATGGCATGCTCATCGGTCCAGCATCCACCAAGGAACAACAGGACGAATTCCGGAAGAAAATCCAGGACAACCCCCGAGGATATATCGCGCAGCCGACGATCAGCCTCAGCCAACATCCCACACTTGTCGGCGACCGACTAGAAGGTCGGCACATTGATCTCAGGCCCTTCGTACTCTACGGGGAGGAGATCAAAATTCTGCCCGGCGGTCTGACTCGCGTTGCCTTGCCCAAGGGTAGCTTGGTCGTAAACAGCAGCCAGGGAGGCGGCAGCAAGGATACCTGGGTCCTCGCGAATTAA
- a CDS encoding alpha-E domain-containing protein, translated as MLSRVAENLYWISRYVERADNVVRLLADAFQMELETGRTWVDGPRPLERVLKILSIDIQSIQDENVPSVERIEEILRELTFERKNDYSVLSMLGRARENARSVQEALSTEAWSQINQIYLYLISPRATERFNTGAYRYFQKLKKDCTLFTAIIETTLPRTEAYHFLMLGRYLERVDILSRIIAVHASLLKETKGSGPWLLPWTNLLRVYSANEAYMRHSGERIDPPGVIRYLLLEEDFPRSMRFALSRCLKNLRAVAGSSIGASSQAERHLGRLESDLRYIDIDEVLNKGIGEFLEGVQNTCAQVGSEIHQAYFRT; from the coding sequence ATGCTCTCGAGAGTTGCGGAAAATCTTTACTGGATCAGTCGCTATGTCGAGCGAGCTGACAACGTGGTCCGTCTGCTGGCCGATGCTTTTCAGATGGAGCTCGAAACCGGAAGAACTTGGGTGGATGGACCCAGGCCGCTGGAAAGAGTACTGAAGATTCTCAGCATCGATATTCAGAGCATCCAGGATGAAAATGTTCCGAGTGTGGAGCGAATTGAAGAGATTCTCCGAGAACTGACTTTTGAAAGAAAAAACGACTATTCCGTTTTAAGTATGCTCGGACGTGCTCGGGAAAATGCTCGCAGCGTTCAAGAGGCACTATCGACTGAAGCCTGGAGTCAGATCAATCAGATCTATCTTTACCTGATCAGCCCGCGAGCCACCGAGCGATTCAACACGGGCGCGTACCGTTATTTCCAGAAACTGAAAAAGGACTGCACTCTTTTCACCGCGATTATTGAGACTACGCTCCCTCGTACCGAGGCTTACCACTTCCTGATGCTCGGGCGCTATCTCGAACGGGTCGATATTCTCTCGCGCATCATAGCTGTGCATGCTTCGCTACTCAAAGAAACGAAAGGAAGCGGCCCCTGGCTCCTACCCTGGACGAATCTTCTGCGGGTCTATTCCGCGAACGAAGCGTACATGCGCCATAGCGGCGAGCGAATCGATCCGCCGGGTGTCATTCGATATCTGCTCCTGGAAGAAGACTTTCCCCGCTCGATGCGGTTTGCACTTTCGAGATGCTTGAAGAATTTGCGAGCCGTGGCCGGATCGAGTATTGGTGCCAGTAGTCAGGCGGAACGGCATCTGGGCCGGTTGGAAAGCGATCTACGTTACATCGATATCGATGAGGTATTGAACAAAGGCATCGGTGAATTTCTCGAAGGAGTCCAGAATACCTGCGCTCAGGTGGGTTCCGAAATCCATCAGGCCTATTTCCGAACCTAA
- a CDS encoding magnesium transporter — translation MPHLQLNDSILKLIRNDYTTLRTSMTVEQALEQIRTQGVSDQIVYFYATDEFNGLVGVVPTRKLLLAKPTDLISEIMNLNVVTIPHMATVLDACEFFVMYKYLAIPVIDADRQILGIAEISVFTEGVLNMDEKEQTDEAFEALGFRLSAIRNASSLKAYAIRFPWLLATVGSGTCCALLTSRFEKTLEKSIVLAFFLTMVLGLAESVSIQSMTVSIQSLRGATPTWRLYRRALKKELRTSLLLGMSCGLLVGLIVLAWRGEIPAALVIGSGIGISLIFACIFGLSMPTLLHALKLDPKIAAGPITLALTDLFALLFYFTLASIVL, via the coding sequence ATGCCGCATTTGCAGCTGAACGATTCCATTTTGAAATTGATTCGCAACGACTATACCACCCTTCGGACTTCGATGACGGTCGAACAGGCGTTGGAGCAAATCCGCACTCAGGGAGTGAGCGATCAGATTGTCTATTTTTATGCTACCGATGAGTTTAATGGACTGGTGGGGGTGGTGCCTACGCGAAAGCTGTTACTTGCCAAGCCGACCGATCTCATCTCCGAAATCATGAATTTGAATGTGGTTACGATTCCGCACATGGCCACGGTGCTCGATGCCTGTGAATTTTTCGTCATGTACAAATATTTGGCTATCCCGGTCATTGATGCGGATCGCCAGATTCTGGGAATCGCCGAGATCAGCGTCTTCACCGAAGGCGTGCTCAATATGGACGAGAAAGAGCAGACTGATGAAGCTTTCGAAGCTCTGGGTTTCCGACTCTCCGCCATTCGAAATGCCTCTTCACTGAAAGCCTACGCCATCCGGTTTCCCTGGCTCCTGGCCACCGTGGGCTCCGGAACCTGTTGTGCGTTACTGACGAGCCGATTTGAGAAGACACTCGAAAAAAGCATTGTTCTCGCCTTCTTTTTGACGATGGTGCTCGGTTTGGCGGAAAGTGTCAGCATTCAATCGATGACGGTTTCGATTCAGTCCTTAAGGGGAGCAACGCCGACGTGGCGGCTTTATCGCCGGGCTTTGAAAAAGGAGCTTCGGACCTCTTTGCTATTGGGCATGAGTTGTGGATTGCTCGTCGGTTTAATTGTTCTGGCCTGGCGCGGAGAGATTCCCGCGGCTTTGGTGATCGGCTCGGGCATTGGAATCTCGTTGATATTCGCCTGCATCTTCGGTCTGAGCATGCCGACTCTATTGCATGCGCTAAAACTCGACCCGAAAATTGCCGCCGGGCCAATCACCCTGGCTCTGACCGATTTGTTCGCCCTTCTGTTCTACTTCACCCTGGCGTCGATTGTGCTTTAG
- a CDS encoding uroporphyrinogen decarboxylase family protein, which produces MANDHLLIRAARGEKVERTPVWAMRQAGRWDPEFLKIRAGKSFYEFSEDVDASARASLCPKRFGVDGIILFYDITSIPVAMGLPFDLKPQVGPVPRKPIRTQADLDALESKIEGEDFWHILQLLKKVKRELDGELPILIFAGAPFTVATYCIGTGKNLEATRAFASANRDLWISLLRKLHTATNRFLNIMLDEGADLYQIFDSWAGDLRYEEYAMWADPFHRLIFANVQGAPGVLFVKENPYLDEMCRSGAQIISLGKSHDLAAAKEKFPTLVFQGNVDDDLMQTGTPEQVAEATAACLKAGGGHRHILNLSHGMDKDTPVANFEAFIRTAKGS; this is translated from the coding sequence ATGGCAAACGATCACTTACTAATCCGGGCGGCACGCGGCGAGAAGGTGGAACGTACCCCAGTCTGGGCTATGCGCCAGGCAGGACGGTGGGACCCGGAATTTCTGAAAATCCGAGCCGGGAAAAGTTTTTACGAGTTCTCCGAGGATGTCGACGCTTCGGCACGGGCATCGCTTTGCCCTAAACGCTTTGGTGTAGATGGGATTATTCTCTTCTACGATATCACGAGCATTCCTGTGGCCATGGGGTTGCCTTTCGATTTGAAGCCTCAGGTCGGTCCGGTGCCGCGTAAGCCGATCCGAACTCAGGCCGATCTGGATGCTCTGGAAAGTAAAATCGAAGGGGAAGATTTTTGGCACATTCTCCAGCTTCTTAAGAAGGTGAAGCGGGAATTGGATGGGGAACTGCCCATCTTGATTTTCGCGGGAGCTCCCTTCACAGTAGCCACCTATTGCATCGGAACGGGTAAAAATTTGGAGGCCACTCGAGCATTTGCCAGTGCCAACCGCGATTTGTGGATCTCGCTGTTGCGAAAGTTGCACACGGCCACCAACCGTTTCTTGAACATCATGCTGGATGAAGGGGCCGACCTATACCAGATTTTCGATTCCTGGGCGGGTGACCTACGCTACGAAGAATATGCGATGTGGGCCGATCCGTTTCACCGGCTGATTTTCGCGAACGTTCAAGGGGCTCCCGGTGTCCTGTTCGTGAAAGAGAACCCTTATCTGGACGAAATGTGCCGATCGGGAGCCCAGATCATCAGCTTGGGCAAAAGCCACGATCTCGCGGCGGCCAAGGAAAAGTTCCCTACTCTGGTTTTTCAGGGCAACGTCGATGATGATTTAATGCAAACAGGCACCCCGGAGCAGGTGGCTGAGGCTACGGCAGCCTGCTTAAAAGCAGGCGGCGGACATCGACATATCCTGAACCTCAGCCATGGAATGGATAAGGATACTCCGGTGGCGAATTTTGAAGCCTTCATTCGCACCGCCAAAGGCAGTTAA